One region of Cyanobium sp. M30B3 genomic DNA includes:
- a CDS encoding tRNA (cytidine(34)-2'-O)-methyltransferase, with product MPRVVLYQPQIPPNTGNVARSCAATEQELHLVAPLGFEITDRQVRRAGLDYWPYVPLHQHGNWHAFQQERLRRGGRLVGLSALTDAPYTRFRFTQDDWLLFGRETDGLPAEVQAECDALLTIPMARPRSHPGGGVRSLNLASAVAIVLFEALRQLDSAGV from the coding sequence ATGCCCCGCGTGGTGCTGTACCAGCCCCAGATTCCACCCAACACCGGCAATGTGGCCCGGAGTTGTGCGGCCACCGAGCAGGAGCTGCACCTGGTCGCCCCCCTCGGGTTTGAGATCACGGACCGGCAAGTGCGGCGGGCTGGGTTGGACTACTGGCCCTACGTTCCCCTGCATCAGCATGGCAACTGGCACGCTTTTCAACAGGAACGGCTACGCCGCGGCGGTCGGCTGGTGGGGCTGAGCGCCCTCACCGATGCCCCTTACACCCGGTTCAGATTCACGCAGGACGACTGGCTCCTGTTCGGCCGGGAAACGGACGGGCTACCAGCAGAGGTCCAGGCCGAGTGTGATGCCCTGCTCACGATTCCGATGGCCCGGCCCCGCTCCCACCCCGGAGGTGGCGTCCGCAGCCTCAACCTGGCTTCAGCAGTGGCCATCGTGCTGTTCGAAGCCCTGCGCCAACTGGATTCAGCCGGCGTCTGA
- a CDS encoding bifunctional adenosylcobinamide kinase/adenosylcobinamide-phosphate guanylyltransferase, translating to MALALELITGPARCGKSRWAEHRAARSGQRVRYLATGPLLPDDPDWQDRLRRHRLRRPADWLCEDVGLALPAALGQLSAGDIALVDSLGTWVSAGLDLDGSNWLEHTERFLTSLSRCRGRVLLVSEQVGWGVVPPTAIGGRFRDRLGSLEELITPHCQHLWLVVAGRALDLLPITEPVPPE from the coding sequence ATGGCCCTGGCCCTCGAACTGATCACAGGTCCTGCCCGATGCGGCAAGAGTCGCTGGGCCGAGCACCGCGCCGCCCGTTCAGGTCAGCGGGTGCGTTACCTCGCCACCGGGCCCCTGCTGCCCGACGACCCCGACTGGCAGGACCGCCTGCGGCGCCATCGCCTGCGCCGGCCCGCCGACTGGCTCTGTGAAGACGTGGGCCTGGCCTTGCCGGCAGCGCTCGGGCAGCTCAGCGCCGGGGACATCGCCCTGGTGGATTCGCTCGGCACCTGGGTGAGCGCCGGACTCGATCTCGATGGCAGCAACTGGCTCGAGCACACCGAGAGGTTTCTCACCAGCCTGAGCCGCTGCCGCGGCAGGGTGTTGCTGGTGAGCGAACAGGTGGGCTGGGGCGTGGTGCCTCCCACGGCCATCGGCGGGCGGTTCCGCGACCGCCTCGGCAGCCTGGAAGAGCTGATCACCCCCCACTGCCAGCATCTCTGGCTGGTGGTCGCCGGCCGGGCCCTCGACCTGCTGCCGATCACGGAACCCGTCCCGCCCGAGTGA
- a CDS encoding uracil phosphoribosyltransferase, translating into MAMTLRVVVPPHPLIGHWLSVLRDRQTPAPVYVTATNELGRWLTYEALRQWLPHRSVEVETDHGSTSGQVVDGTVPILACVLGTSALGLWDGARPVLPNTRVLHLDEKEPQLPQQLDSRSGVLIFSAEVASGASLERLLQALAERGLSGERVRVITTLVANPGLQRLAERFPDLTLHTACIDAEVDASGQIRPGIGRVRERLFAGSALDATPHPA; encoded by the coding sequence ATGGCGATGACCCTGCGGGTGGTGGTTCCCCCCCACCCCCTGATCGGGCACTGGCTGAGCGTGCTGCGTGACCGGCAGACGCCTGCCCCCGTCTATGTGACCGCCACCAATGAACTGGGCCGCTGGCTCACCTACGAGGCCCTGCGCCAGTGGCTTCCCCATCGCTCCGTGGAGGTGGAAACCGACCACGGCAGCACCTCCGGCCAGGTGGTGGACGGGACTGTGCCGATCCTGGCCTGTGTGCTCGGCACCAGCGCCCTGGGCCTGTGGGATGGGGCGCGGCCCGTGCTGCCCAACACCCGGGTGCTCCATCTCGACGAAAAGGAGCCCCAGCTGCCCCAGCAGCTGGACAGCCGCAGCGGCGTGCTGATCTTCAGCGCCGAGGTGGCCAGTGGCGCCAGCCTGGAGCGCCTGCTGCAGGCGCTGGCGGAGCGGGGTCTCAGCGGTGAACGGGTGCGGGTGATCACCACCCTGGTGGCCAATCCGGGATTGCAGCGGCTGGCTGAGCGGTTTCCGGATCTCACCCTGCACACGGCCTGTATCGATGCCGAGGTGGATGCCAGCGGCCAGATCAGGCCGGGCATCGGCCGCGTGCGGGAGCGCCTGTTCGCGGGTTCCGCGCTGGATGCCACGCCCCACCCTGCCTAG
- a CDS encoding HupE/UreJ family protein gives MISASVRGRALALAAPTGLLCLAGLSQAPAHAHHVVELTGLQPTVVNGLLSGLAHPVIGPDHLLFLLALSLLGLQQRSRWMLLLLTVGLAGSAAGLVLPGLPQAELLVAATLALVGGVLLGRLPAVLVVPAMALHGYVLSEAVLGWTTMPLLSYLVGLLISQGALLLLALQVLRPLAERLTRPGRRWFGLGLVGTSLVLALATELG, from the coding sequence ATGATTTCAGCTTCAGTTCGCGGCCGGGCCCTCGCCCTTGCCGCGCCCACAGGATTGCTGTGCCTTGCCGGCCTCAGCCAGGCACCGGCCCATGCCCACCATGTCGTTGAGCTCACGGGGCTGCAGCCCACGGTCGTCAACGGGCTGCTCAGCGGCCTGGCCCACCCCGTGATCGGCCCGGATCACCTGCTCTTCCTGTTGGCCCTGTCCCTGCTTGGTCTGCAACAGCGCAGCCGCTGGATGCTCCTGCTGCTCACCGTGGGGCTGGCGGGCAGCGCCGCCGGCCTGGTGTTGCCCGGTCTGCCCCAGGCAGAACTGCTCGTGGCAGCCACCCTGGCCCTCGTGGGTGGGGTGCTGCTGGGCCGGCTGCCCGCGGTGCTGGTGGTGCCCGCCATGGCCCTGCATGGCTATGTGCTCAGCGAGGCGGTTCTGGGCTGGACCACCATGCCCCTGCTCAGCTACCTCGTGGGGCTGCTGATCAGCCAGGGTGCGCTGCTGCTGCTGGCCCTGCAGGTTCTACGCCCCCTGGCGGAGCGGCTGACCAGGCCTGGCCGCCGCTGGTTTGGCCTGGGGCTGGTGGGCACCTCCCTGGTGCTGGCCCTGGCCACGGAGCTGGGCTGA
- a CDS encoding M23 family metallopeptidase, with protein sequence MTAPKPRLFSRRSLPIGVVLALPIAAAIPAVGFSLRGEVQEQASVDDQLLAASLPSTDRLWVQARQPVGLVEISRQLRVSPATMAGLNGVDANHRFRQGDWLVVPAEQRRVAGQVAALDTRDVRRTPPSPKAPPPVPTKGVVKLGDTLFKIAQRYSMSMQEILRLNPGLDTARLVAGTEIQLVQAAPPRQRAVLGLRPTTSGGLSWPDAPQYGPNGGQQFDNRHATTWIWPTKGVFTSGYGWRWGRMHRGIDMANNVGTPILAARTGRVVFSGWHDGGFGYLVTLQHPDGSRSLYAHNSRLMVSNGQEVRQGTVIALMGSTGRSTGPHLHFEIHPPGAGAVDPLTVLPPRA encoded by the coding sequence ATGACAGCACCGAAGCCTCGCCTGTTCAGCCGCCGATCCCTGCCGATCGGTGTTGTGCTGGCCCTGCCGATTGCAGCCGCCATTCCGGCTGTCGGATTTTCTCTCAGGGGCGAGGTGCAGGAGCAGGCCTCTGTGGACGACCAGCTTCTGGCCGCGTCGCTCCCCTCCACCGATCGCCTCTGGGTGCAGGCGCGCCAGCCCGTTGGCCTGGTGGAAATCTCCCGCCAGCTGCGGGTCTCTCCCGCCACCATGGCCGGTCTCAACGGCGTGGACGCCAATCACCGCTTCCGTCAGGGTGACTGGCTGGTGGTCCCCGCCGAACAGCGCCGGGTCGCCGGCCAGGTGGCTGCCCTCGACACCCGTGACGTGCGTCGCACTCCCCCCTCCCCCAAGGCCCCACCGCCGGTACCCACCAAGGGGGTGGTGAAGCTGGGTGACACCCTGTTCAAGATTGCTCAGCGCTACAGCATGAGCATGCAGGAGATCCTGCGCCTCAATCCTGGGCTGGACACGGCTCGCCTGGTGGCAGGCACTGAAATCCAGCTCGTTCAGGCCGCCCCTCCGCGCCAGCGGGCGGTTCTGGGCCTGCGTCCAACCACCAGTGGCGGCCTGAGCTGGCCCGATGCCCCGCAATACGGACCCAACGGCGGCCAACAGTTCGATAATCGCCACGCCACCACCTGGATCTGGCCCACCAAGGGCGTGTTCACCTCGGGCTACGGCTGGCGCTGGGGCCGCATGCACCGTGGTATTGACATGGCCAACAATGTGGGCACGCCGATTCTGGCTGCCCGCACCGGCAGGGTGGTGTTCTCCGGTTGGCATGACGGTGGTTTCGGTTATCTGGTGACCCTCCAGCACCCCGACGGCAGCCGCTCGCTCTACGCCCACAACAGCCGCCTGATGGTGAGCAACGGCCAGGAGGTGCGTCAGGGCACAGTGATCGCCCTGATGGGGAGCACCGGCCGCAGCACAGGACCTCACCTGCACTTTGAGATTCACCCACCTGGAGCTGGGGCCGTGGACCCCCTCACGGTGCTGCCGCCCCGCGCCTGA
- the pgl gene encoding 6-phosphogluconolactonase: protein MSANSPSPRLVVVESGDALARRCAETIASAIDLALAQRDRCQIALAGGTTPAAAYRYLGQQHLPWERVDLLLGDERWVSADDPASNARLVRETLMAAGPGQAACLHPVPTQLADPVQGAEAYAATLAQLCGGQPPVLDLVLLGLGDDGHTASLFPGTAATRERQRTVTVGDGKGLARITLTAPVLSAARQVVFLVSGEGKRQALSRLLDPSESPERTPARLVQPSTPVLVLADNGAAPR, encoded by the coding sequence ATGAGCGCGAATTCCCCATCTCCCCGCCTGGTGGTGGTGGAGTCCGGCGACGCCCTGGCCCGCCGCTGCGCCGAGACCATCGCCTCCGCGATTGATCTGGCCCTGGCCCAGCGGGACCGCTGCCAGATCGCCCTGGCCGGTGGCACCACCCCCGCCGCCGCCTATCGCTACCTCGGCCAGCAGCACCTCCCCTGGGAGCGGGTGGACCTGCTGCTCGGTGATGAGCGCTGGGTGAGTGCCGACGATCCGGCCAGCAATGCCCGTCTGGTGCGCGAGACGCTGATGGCCGCAGGGCCCGGGCAGGCGGCCTGCCTGCACCCGGTGCCCACCCAGCTCGCCGATCCCGTGCAGGGGGCTGAGGCCTATGCCGCCACCCTGGCCCAGCTGTGCGGCGGACAGCCGCCGGTGCTGGATCTGGTGCTGCTGGGCCTGGGCGACGACGGCCACACCGCCTCGCTCTTCCCGGGCACCGCCGCCACCCGTGAGCGCCAGCGCACGGTGACCGTGGGGGATGGCAAGGGTCTGGCCCGCATCACCCTCACCGCGCCGGTGCTCTCGGCGGCCCGCCAGGTGGTGTTCCTGGTGAGCGGCGAGGGCAAGCGCCAGGCCCTCAGCCGCCTGCTCGACCCCAGCGAGTCGCCGGAGCGCACCCCGGCCCGGCTGGTGCAGCCATCCACGCCCGTGCTGGTGCTGGCCGACAATGGGGCAGCGCCCCGTTGA
- the purQ gene encoding phosphoribosylformylglycinamidine synthase subunit PurQ, translating to MTIGVVVFPGSNCDRDVRWALEGCLGVPTRFLWHEKRDLTGLDAVVIPGGFSYGDYLRCGAIARFAPLLQEVKVFAERGGPVLGICNGFQVLTEMGLLPGALTRNARLHFVCESAQLSVSPGHCRWLRNYGEGEMIRLPIAHGEGRYQCEADTLEQLADQGQIVLRYAANPNGSVGDVAGLTNRAGNVLGLMPHPERACDGVTGGIDGVRLFSTLGA from the coding sequence ATGACCATCGGTGTGGTGGTGTTCCCCGGCTCCAACTGCGACCGGGACGTGCGCTGGGCGCTGGAGGGTTGCCTGGGTGTTCCCACCCGCTTCCTCTGGCACGAGAAACGGGATCTGACGGGCCTGGATGCGGTGGTGATCCCTGGCGGCTTCAGCTACGGCGACTACCTGCGCTGCGGGGCGATTGCCCGCTTTGCGCCGCTGCTCCAGGAGGTGAAGGTGTTCGCCGAACGGGGTGGACCGGTGCTGGGCATCTGCAACGGTTTCCAGGTGCTCACGGAGATGGGCCTGCTGCCCGGTGCCCTCACCCGCAATGCCAGGCTGCACTTTGTGTGTGAGTCGGCCCAGCTCAGCGTGAGTCCGGGGCATTGCCGCTGGCTGCGCAACTATGGCGAAGGCGAAATGATCCGCTTGCCCATTGCCCACGGTGAGGGCCGCTACCAGTGCGAGGCCGATACCCTGGAGCAACTGGCAGACCAAGGCCAGATCGTGCTGCGCTACGCCGCCAACCCCAACGGTTCCGTGGGCGACGTGGCCGGTCTCACCAACCGGGCCGGCAATGTGCTGGGCCTGATGCCCCACCCCGAGCGCGCCTGCGATGGCGTCACCGGGGGGATCGACGGGGTCCGGCTGTTCTCCACCCTGGGGGCCTGA
- a CDS encoding cell division protein SepF has product MQTPSAPPQIERTSLPSAPWPTGSRSVLVVTPRQLRDGATVLQAVRENTSVVVNSSWLEDASGQRLIDFVCGGLEAMGGAAHRIAEEVFLFTPAQTRVNGTDSGREV; this is encoded by the coding sequence ATGCAGACACCGTCAGCTCCCCCCCAGATTGAGCGCACTTCACTTCCCTCGGCGCCATGGCCCACGGGCAGCCGCTCCGTGCTCGTGGTCACGCCGCGCCAGCTCAGGGATGGGGCGACCGTGCTGCAGGCCGTGCGTGAGAACACCAGTGTGGTGGTGAATTCAAGCTGGTTGGAAGATGCGTCGGGCCAACGCCTGATTGATTTCGTCTGCGGTGGCCTGGAGGCCATGGGCGGTGCTGCTCACCGCATCGCCGAGGAGGTGTTTCTGTTCACCCCCGCCCAGACCAGAGTGAACGGAACCGATTCGGGGCGGGAAGTTTGA
- a CDS encoding Crp/Fnr family transcriptional regulator — protein MGFRFLPDEAVAAVRVPAGQTVLIDRSLRVGSGTIEVLEGVARVYCPCEETEGMTLAFLQAGDQLRTDRLCSEGVCVEALTPLCFRNHAEGVDGHGFDAVNEWTLQLLRIRHLSSAEQRLHALLGLLVTRLGRRCGEWCDLPFRLTHERIGELIGTTRVTTTRLISRFRSAEMIRVPQGSPGLHLAPALVDSAPLAA, from the coding sequence ATGGGATTCCGTTTCCTTCCTGATGAGGCTGTGGCCGCGGTGCGTGTGCCCGCCGGTCAGACCGTGCTGATCGACCGCTCCCTGCGGGTGGGTAGCGGCACGATTGAAGTGCTGGAGGGCGTGGCCCGGGTGTACTGCCCCTGCGAGGAAACCGAGGGGATGACCCTGGCGTTCCTCCAGGCCGGCGACCAACTGCGCACCGATCGACTCTGCAGCGAAGGGGTCTGTGTCGAGGCCCTCACGCCCCTCTGCTTCCGCAATCACGCCGAGGGCGTGGATGGCCATGGCTTTGACGCCGTGAATGAATGGACCCTGCAGCTGCTGCGCATTCGCCACCTCAGTTCCGCCGAGCAGCGGCTCCATGCCCTGCTCGGGCTGCTGGTGACACGGCTGGGGCGGCGCTGTGGGGAGTGGTGTGATCTGCCCTTCCGCCTCACCCATGAACGGATCGGGGAGCTGATCGGCACCACCAGAGTCACCACCACGCGCCTGATCTCGCGCTTCCGCAGCGCAGAGATGATTCGTGTTCCCCAGGGGTCGCCCGGTCTGCACCTGGCACCGGCCCTGGTGGACTCGGCGCCCCTCGCCGCCTGA
- a CDS encoding pentapeptide repeat-containing protein: MARPLPRLKLCCLWAGLIAVLSLFLWQPPAEAITAPELRGQRALQDLQPDMHGRNLQQAEFLKAPLAGYDFSDADLRGAVFNGSDLEGANLRGANLEDVVAYATRFQGSDLSNARLANGMLMQSRFRDAVIDGADFTDAVLDLPEQKALCARASGSNPFTGVGTRDSLGCR, encoded by the coding sequence ATGGCCCGCCCCTTGCCCCGCCTGAAGCTCTGCTGCCTGTGGGCCGGACTGATCGCCGTGCTGTCCCTGTTCCTGTGGCAGCCTCCGGCCGAGGCGATCACGGCCCCCGAGCTGCGCGGCCAGCGCGCTCTGCAGGACCTCCAGCCCGACATGCATGGCCGCAACCTCCAGCAGGCCGAATTTCTCAAGGCCCCCCTGGCGGGCTACGACTTCAGCGACGCGGATCTGCGCGGGGCCGTGTTCAATGGCTCCGATCTGGAGGGAGCCAATCTGCGCGGGGCCAACCTCGAGGACGTGGTGGCCTACGCCACCCGCTTCCAGGGCAGTGATCTGAGCAATGCCCGCCTGGCCAACGGGATGTTGATGCAGAGCCGTTTCCGCGATGCGGTGATCGACGGTGCCGATTTCACCGATGCGGTGCTCGATCTGCCGGAGCAGAAGGCTCTCTGCGCCAGGGCCTCCGGCAGCAATCCGTTCACCGGTGTGGGCACCCGCGACAGCCTCGGCTGCCGCTGA
- the ilvD gene encoding dihydroxy-acid dehydratase has translation MLRSAAITQGIQRSPNRAMLRAVGFGDGDFNKPIIGIANAYSTITPCNLGLNDLARRAEQAAHQVGAMPQMFGTITVSDGISMGTEGMKYSLVSREVIADSIETACNGQSMDGLLAIGGCDKNMPGAMLAMARMNIPAIFVYGGTIKPGKLGACDLTVVSAFEAVGQYSGGQIDEQQLSAIEKNACPGAGSCGGMFTANTMSAAFETMGLSLPYSSTMAAEDAEKADSAARSAEVLAQAIGANIRPRDLMTREAFENAIAVIMAVGGSTNSVLHLLAVARTAGVDLSIDDFERIRQRVPVICDLKPSGRYVTVDLHQAGGIPQVMKLLLDAGLLHGDCKTIEGRTLREVLADVPSEPPAGQDVIRPLSNPLYAKGHLAILKGNLAEEGAVAKISGVKNPVITGPARVFESEETCLAAILDKRINPGDVVVVRNEGPVGGPGMREMLSPTAAIVGQGLLDSVALITDGRFSGGSFGLVIGHIAPEAAVGGTIGLVQEGDSITVDANQLLIQLNVPEEEIARRRAVWVKPEPRYRTGVLGKYARLVSSSSKGAVTDQLELTANR, from the coding sequence ATGCTCCGCTCCGCCGCCATCACCCAGGGGATCCAGCGCTCCCCCAACCGCGCCATGCTGCGGGCCGTGGGCTTCGGTGACGGCGACTTCAACAAGCCGATCATCGGCATTGCCAACGCTTACAGCACGATCACTCCCTGCAATCTGGGCCTCAACGACCTGGCCCGCCGGGCGGAGCAGGCGGCCCACCAGGTGGGGGCCATGCCGCAGATGTTCGGCACGATCACGGTGAGCGACGGCATCTCCATGGGCACCGAGGGGATGAAGTACTCCCTGGTGAGCCGTGAGGTGATCGCCGACTCGATCGAGACGGCCTGCAACGGCCAGAGCATGGACGGCCTGCTGGCAATCGGCGGCTGCGACAAGAACATGCCCGGCGCCATGCTGGCCATGGCCCGCATGAACATCCCCGCGATCTTCGTGTACGGGGGCACGATCAAACCGGGCAAGTTGGGCGCCTGCGACCTCACCGTGGTGAGCGCCTTCGAGGCGGTGGGTCAGTACAGCGGCGGCCAGATCGACGAGCAGCAGCTCAGCGCCATTGAAAAGAACGCCTGCCCCGGGGCGGGAAGCTGCGGCGGCATGTTCACCGCCAACACGATGAGCGCGGCGTTCGAAACCATGGGGCTGAGCTTGCCCTACAGCTCCACCATGGCGGCCGAAGATGCGGAGAAGGCCGACAGCGCCGCCCGCAGCGCCGAGGTGCTCGCCCAGGCGATCGGGGCCAACATCCGCCCCCGCGACCTGATGACGCGGGAGGCCTTTGAAAATGCCATCGCCGTGATCATGGCGGTGGGGGGCTCCACCAACTCGGTGCTGCACCTGCTGGCCGTGGCCCGCACCGCCGGGGTGGACCTCTCGATCGACGACTTCGAGAGGATCCGCCAGCGGGTGCCGGTGATCTGCGACCTCAAGCCCAGCGGCCGCTATGTGACCGTGGACCTGCACCAGGCCGGTGGTATCCCCCAGGTGATGAAGCTGCTGCTCGATGCCGGCCTGCTCCACGGCGACTGCAAGACGATTGAGGGCAGGACCCTGCGGGAGGTGCTCGCCGATGTGCCGTCTGAGCCACCGGCTGGCCAGGACGTGATCCGCCCGCTGAGCAATCCGCTCTACGCCAAGGGCCACCTGGCGATCCTCAAGGGCAACCTGGCCGAGGAGGGCGCCGTGGCCAAGATCAGCGGCGTCAAGAACCCGGTGATCACCGGCCCGGCGCGTGTGTTCGAGAGCGAGGAGACCTGCCTGGCCGCCATCCTCGACAAGCGGATCAACCCCGGTGATGTGGTGGTGGTGCGGAATGAGGGGCCCGTCGGTGGGCCCGGCATGCGCGAGATGCTCAGCCCCACTGCGGCGATCGTGGGCCAGGGCCTGCTGGATTCAGTGGCGCTGATCACCGACGGCCGCTTCTCGGGTGGCTCGTTTGGCCTGGTGATCGGCCACATCGCCCCCGAGGCCGCCGTGGGCGGCACCATCGGCCTAGTGCAGGAGGGCGACAGCATCACCGTGGATGCCAACCAGCTGCTGATCCAGCTGAACGTGCCGGAGGAGGAGATCGCCCGCCGCCGCGCCGTCTGGGTGAAGCCAGAGCCCCGCTACCGCACGGGCGTGCTGGGCAAGTACGCGCGGCTGGTGAGCTCCAGCAGCAAGGGCGCGGTGACCGACCAGCTCGAGCTCACCGCCAACCGCTGA
- the purS gene encoding phosphoribosylformylglycinamidine synthase subunit PurS: MPLYQARVLVSLRPSVLDPAGEATRAAAARLGVAGVRRLRIGKAVELELEAPDRATAQAQLEQLSDRLLANPVIENWTLELEDSAEVQQA, encoded by the coding sequence GTGCCCCTCTACCAAGCGCGTGTTCTGGTCTCCCTGAGACCATCGGTTCTCGATCCGGCCGGGGAGGCAACCCGTGCTGCCGCAGCGCGTCTCGGCGTGGCTGGAGTGCGGCGTCTGCGCATCGGCAAGGCTGTCGAACTGGAACTCGAGGCGCCCGATCGGGCGACGGCTCAGGCCCAGCTTGAGCAGCTCAGCGATCGACTGCTGGCCAATCCGGTAATCGAGAACTGGACCCTGGAGCTCGAGGATTCCGCTGAGGTGCAGCAGGCATGA
- the cobW gene encoding cobalamin biosynthesis protein CobW has product MLSQPAASGRLPVTVITGFLGAGKTTLLRHLLLQSGQRLAVLVNEFGEVGIDGDLLRSCGFCPEEEIEGRVLELANGCLCCTVQDDFLPTMQTLLQRAHQLDGILVETSGLALPEPLLAAFQWPEIRSRIWVNGVVTLVDAEALAQGAVVGDRAALDAQRLADPSLDHVTALDELFAEQLECADLVLLSRADQVNGEQIESVRQRVLPLIRPGTAVLPLVRGAIDPQLVIGLATSGHDTASADHSHHDHGHHDHGHHDHSHVAIEAQVVRLTGELDRPSLEQAVLQLIRDHHLVRVKGRLWLQGKARPLEIQAVGPRLESWFASDAAAPRPPGLELVLLGFNLQREVLSAALSGLSRTAAGVSG; this is encoded by the coding sequence ATGCTGAGCCAACCTGCCGCCAGTGGGCGGCTGCCGGTGACGGTGATCACCGGGTTTCTCGGTGCCGGCAAAACCACCCTGCTGCGCCACCTGCTGCTGCAATCCGGTCAGCGCCTGGCGGTACTGGTGAATGAGTTCGGGGAGGTGGGGATTGACGGCGATCTGCTGCGCAGCTGCGGCTTCTGCCCCGAGGAGGAGATCGAGGGCCGGGTGCTGGAGCTGGCCAACGGCTGCCTGTGCTGCACGGTGCAGGACGACTTCCTGCCCACCATGCAGACCCTGCTGCAACGGGCCCACCAGTTGGATGGAATTCTGGTGGAGACCAGTGGTCTGGCCCTGCCGGAGCCCCTGCTGGCCGCCTTCCAGTGGCCGGAGATCCGCAGCCGCATCTGGGTGAACGGCGTGGTCACGCTGGTGGACGCCGAAGCCCTGGCCCAGGGGGCGGTGGTGGGCGACCGCGCCGCCCTGGACGCGCAGCGGCTGGCGGACCCGAGCCTCGACCATGTCACTGCCCTGGACGAACTGTTCGCCGAGCAGCTGGAGTGTGCCGATCTGGTGCTGCTCAGCCGGGCCGACCAGGTGAACGGAGAGCAGATCGAGTCCGTGCGCCAGCGCGTCCTGCCCCTGATCCGGCCTGGAACGGCCGTGCTGCCCCTGGTGCGTGGCGCCATCGACCCGCAGCTGGTGATCGGCCTGGCGACCAGCGGCCACGACACGGCTTCAGCGGACCACAGCCATCACGACCACGGGCATCACGACCACGGGCATCACGACCACAGCCATGTGGCGATCGAGGCGCAGGTGGTGCGGCTCACGGGCGAACTCGACCGCCCCAGCCTGGAGCAGGCCGTGCTGCAGCTGATCCGCGACCACCACCTGGTGCGTGTCAAGGGCAGGCTCTGGCTGCAGGGCAAGGCGCGGCCCCTGGAGATCCAGGCGGTGGGCCCGCGCCTGGAGAGCTGGTTCGCCAGCGATGCCGCCGCGCCCCGTCCCCCCGGGTTGGAGCTGGTGCTGCTGGGATTCAATTTGCAGCGAGAGGTGCTGTCGGCAGCCCTGAGCGGCCTCAGCCGAACAGCTGCGGGCGTCTCCGGCTGA
- a CDS encoding CIA30 family protein, protein MGQRPVDLLLTLVTATGFSGWHALNDRIMGGRSSGSCQAGPAGLVFDGDLIAEGGGFISCRSPLFSPPLDLSGHSGLELEISGEGRHFKLAVACADGLAGLTELIPGGLRWVHAFATEAQGTTLVRIPFTSLRPSVRAQPLGMPLLRFDAARVNRLQLLHSRFGDDGQPNAGFRAGAITFTLHAIRAYP, encoded by the coding sequence ATGGGGCAGCGCCCCGTTGATCTCTTGCTCACCCTGGTCACCGCCACAGGATTCAGTGGCTGGCATGCCCTCAACGACCGGATCATGGGCGGCCGCAGCAGCGGCAGCTGCCAGGCCGGGCCGGCTGGGCTGGTGTTCGACGGGGACCTGATTGCCGAGGGGGGCGGCTTCATCAGCTGCCGCTCCCCCTTGTTTTCGCCGCCGCTCGATCTCTCGGGCCACAGCGGTCTGGAACTGGAGATCAGCGGCGAGGGCCGGCACTTCAAGTTGGCCGTGGCCTGCGCCGATGGCCTGGCCGGCCTCACCGAGCTGATCCCCGGTGGCCTGCGCTGGGTACACGCATTCGCCACCGAGGCCCAGGGCACCACCCTGGTGCGCATTCCCTTCACCAGCCTGCGCCCCTCCGTGCGCGCCCAGCCCCTGGGCATGCCGCTGCTGCGCTTCGACGCGGCCCGGGTGAACCGCCTGCAGCTGCTCCACTCCCGGTTCGGCGATGACGGACAACCCAATGCCGGCTTCCGCGCAGGAGCCATCACCTTCACCCTGCACGCCATCCGTGCCTACCCCTGA
- a CDS encoding peroxiredoxin translates to MSRLVGLQAPDFTATAVVDQEFQTVSLSQYRGKYVVLFFYPLDFTFVCPTEITAFSDRYADFTGKNTEVLGVSVDSQFSHLAWVQTDRKNGGLGECKYPLVADLKKEIARAYEVLDEEAGVALRGLFIIDPEGVIMHSTINNLPVGRSVDETLRVLQAFQYVQSHPDEVCPANWQPGDKTMNPDPVKSKDFFAAVN, encoded by the coding sequence ATGTCGCGCCTCGTCGGTCTGCAGGCCCCTGATTTCACCGCCACCGCTGTGGTGGACCAGGAATTTCAGACGGTCTCCCTGAGTCAGTACCGCGGCAAATACGTGGTGCTGTTCTTCTATCCGCTCGATTTCACCTTCGTCTGCCCCACGGAGATCACCGCGTTCTCCGACCGTTACGCCGACTTCACCGGCAAGAACACCGAAGTGCTGGGTGTGTCGGTGGACAGCCAGTTCTCCCACCTGGCCTGGGTGCAGACCGACCGCAAGAACGGCGGGCTGGGCGAGTGCAAGTACCCCCTGGTGGCCGACCTCAAGAAAGAGATCGCCCGTGCCTACGAGGTGCTCGATGAGGAGGCCGGCGTGGCTCTGCGCGGTCTGTTCATCATCGATCCCGAGGGCGTGATCATGCACAGCACGATCAACAACCTGCCCGTGGGCCGCAGCGTGGACGAAACCCTGCGGGTGCTGCAGGCCTTCCAGTATGTGCAGAGCCATCCCGATGAGGTCTGCCCCGCCAACTGGCAGCCCGGCGACAAGACCATGAACCCCGATCCGGTGAAGTCGAAGGATTTCTTCGCTGCGGTGAACTGA